The Dyadobacter sandarakinus DNA window GGCTGTTGTGCGTTCTGAAACTATATTACTTTTGCGCAACGTTTGTCCGGCAAGTTACAAAAATTCCTGTGCTACCATGAAAATCCTCATTGCAGACACCATGCATTCTTCTCTTTTTGACATGCTGCATGCAAAAGGCTGGGCATTCGACTATCAGCCACAATACCGGCGGGATGATATCCGGGCTGCGTTGCCCGCCTATGACGGACTGATCATCAGAAGTAAAACTTTCCTGGATAAGGAAATGCTCATGCAGGCAGACCGGCTGCGCTTTATCGCCCGGGCAGGGGCGGGCCTGGACCTGATTGACCTGGATTTTGCGGCAGCCAGCAACATAGCGGTTTTTCATGCCGGTGCGGGCAACCGCGATGCGGTCGCTGAGCATACCGTGGGCATGTTGCTGACCCTTTTTAACAACATCATAAAAGCCGACCGGGAAGTACGCAGCGGTATTTGGGATCGCGAAGGTAACCGCGGTGTGGAAGTGATGAACAAAACGGTTGGTATTATCGGCTATGGAAATAACGGCAGTGCCACAGCCCGCAGGCTCAGCGGTTTCGGGTGCACCGTTCTGGCTTACGACAAGTACCGCGATCACTATGGGGATGCTTTTGCGTCAGCCTGTACGATGGAGGAGATTATGCAAAAGGCCGATGTGCTCAGCCTGCATATTCCGCTGACGGATGAGACGCGCTACCTGATCGATGATGCGTTCATTGCCGCTGTTCAGAAGCCTTTTTATCTTTTAAACCAGTCGAGGGGAGAGATCGTGAGCTTGGAAGCAGTTGTAAATGGGCTTAAATCGGGTAAGCTGCTGGGCGCATGTCTTGATGTGCTTGAAAATGAAAAAATCACAAAGCTGAGTCCGGCCCAGCAGGATGCATTCGATTACCTCCGCAGCTCCGACCGGGTTGTTTTGACGCCGCATATTGCCGGCTGGACACACGAAAGTTACGTGCGCATTAATGAAGTGCTGGTTGACCAGATTGCAAACTGGCTGAACTCCTTTCTGCGCCAGTCATAAACCTTTTTTGAAAGTTAAATGGGGTTAAACAAAAATGCCGACCAATGGTCGGCACGTTTGCATCTATTAGCCATGAAAAATAAAATACTTATTTACCCACTGTACCACGAAGTGCACGTGGGATCTCAACAGAAGCAACCGGGTTGCTAGGGGCTGTCAATATAACAAAATTTTCAGCCTGAATAGCTCCCACCTTGACAGATTTTCCAAGATCAAGGTCGGTTATATCTACATCAATATAGTCGGGAATGTTCTGAGCATATCCCTGAACGCGCAATTTACGCAATTTTTGATTCATTTTACCACCTTTCATAACGCCGGTTGAGGTTCCGGTCAGTCTGACAGGTACTTCCACCTTTATTTCGCGGCCATCCTGAATTTCAAGAAAGTCAGCGTGGATTAATGCGTCGTTAACCGGGTGATACTGTTTGTCCTGCAAGATAGCATTATACAGTGTACCCTCGATATTCAAAGTTACATTATAAATATCCGGTGTGAAAAGCAATTCACGGAACAACATGGCCGGTGCATAGAAATGCACTTGTTCACTACCTCCGTACAGCACAGACGGAACATAACCCTGAGCACGCAGCTCCTGAGCTTCCGACTTGCCGAGATTCGCTCTTTTAAACCCTACAATCTCATGCTTTTTCATAAGAATATTAAAATAAGAAAGTTAAATAGAATTGAAATTTACTGATAATTTATAAACAATGAACTAATAGATTCATGATCGCGGATACGTCCGATTGCCTTGGCGAAAATCTCCGCTACCGACAACACGCGTATTTTTGCATTCTGTTGCTTCAAGGGAATCGTGTCTGTGACGATCAGTTCCTCGAGAACCGAGTTTGCAATATTTTCATGTGCCTTGCCCGACATGATAGCATGTGTACTGATGGCACGCACGGATGAAGCTCCTTTTTCCATAATTAACTCGGCAGCCTTGCAAAGGGTTCCACCGGTGTCAATCAGGTCATCCACAAGCACAACGTCCATGCCTTCCACATCACCGATTACCTGCATGCTGGCGATTTCATTGGCACGTTTCCGGTGTTTGTCACAAAGGATCATATCCACGTTCAGAAACTTGGCAAAGTTGCGCGCCCTTGCAGCACCACCCACATCCGGAGAGGCAACAAGCAGATTTTTCAGGCCCAGCGATTTTACATAGGGGACAAAAATGGATGCGCCTTCCAGGTGATCCACCGGAAAGTCGAAAAAACCCTGGATCTGGCCGGCATGGAGATCAATCGTCATCAGCCTGTCCACACCGACGGAGGTCAGCAGGTTGGCAATGACTTTGGCCGCAATAGCAACCCTCGGCTTATCCTTTCTGTCCTGACGGGCATATCCGAAGTACGGAATGACCACAGTCACATAATGGGCCGAAGCGCGGCGGGCTGCATCAACCATGAGCAGCAGCTCAAGCAGGTTGTCGGCAGGCGGGAACGTAGACTGGATGATGAACACATCACAGCCGCGAATGGATTCCTCGAAGCTGGGAGAAAGCTCTCCGTCGCTGAATTTACGAAGATTATACCCACCTAATTCCTTACCATAATACCTGGCAATATCTTTGGCCAAATACTCGGACTGACTTCCCGAAAATATTTTTACTGTGTTAAATGAGCCCATGGCCAACTTAAAATTTGCGCAAAATTAACTAAACTCAATCAATTACGCGTGTACTTCGATAAAAAAGTAGCGTATAGGGCAGAACAGCACCCGCCTGCCAGCATGCCGATGAGTGCCCCGATCAGCACATCGGCCGGATAATGTACACCTACATAAATACGGCTGTAGGAATAAAATCCAGCCCAGACGAACAACAGCCAAAGGTAAGGCACCCTCTTCCGCAGGAGGAAAAACCACGACGAAGCCACTGCAAAACTGGTGGAAGCATGGGATGAGGCAAAGCCATAAAGTCCACCGCAACCGGCCACAGTGTGTACCATGCTTCGGAGTGCCGGATCGTGGCAGGGCCGGAAGCGAATAAAATACGGCTTCATAAAACCCGAAGTAATCTGATCGGCGATAATGACGGCCGCGAGTACCGTCAGCATAATTCCGAAGCCCCGCCTGTTTTCCTTCATGAAAGTAATGGTAATCAGGAGCAGGTAGAGCGGAATCCAGGTGTACTTGAAGGTGATCCAGTACATCAGACTGTCGACCCAGGGTGTATGCTGACCATTGAGCCACAGGAAAAGGTCCTGGTCGCCACGGATAATATCTTCCACCAGGCCTGTCATGAACCGAACCCGAGGACCTGCCTTACTTTACTGATGGTTTGCTGCGCGATGGCTCTGGCCTTAATTTCACCCTGGGTAAGGATGTGCTCGAGTTCCGCGGTATTTTCCATATAGTAGTTGAAAATGCGCCGGGGCTCGGCAAACTTTTCCAGCATGCATTCAAACAATGCCTGCTTGGCATGACCATATCCATAGCCCCCTTTCAGGTAATTTTCGCGCATGGTTGCCACATCACTTTCCGATGCCAGCAAACTGAACAGTTTGAATGTAATGTCACTGTCAGGATCTTTGGGTTCGTCGAGCGGGGTAGAGTCTGAAACAATCTTTTTAGTGATTTTTTTAAGTTCGTTTTCAGGCTGAAAAATATCAATATAATTATGATAGGACTTGCTCATTTTCTGCCCGTCGATGCCGGGAATGGTCATGATGCGATCGTCAATCTGTGGTTCGGGCAATACAAAGAGGTCACTTCCCGCCAGCTGATTGAATCGCGAACCAATGTCCTTGGTCATTTCCAGGTGCTGTTTCTGGTCTTTGCCTACAGGAATAATATGCGCATTGTACAGGAGAATGTCAGCTGCCTGCAGCACCGGGTAGGTAAACAGTCCTGCATTCACGTCCGAGAGTTTTTCGGATTTTTCCTTGAATGAAGTCGCATTGGCGAGCATCGGGAAAGGTGTAAAGCAGTTGAGGTACCACGCCAGCTCGGTATGCTCCTGAATGCGTGACTGGCGCCAGAAGGTATTTTGTTCATAATCAAACCCGAATGCCAGCCACGTTGCAGCAATGGCCTGCACGAAGTTCTGCCGCTCGGCCCCGTCTTTCAGGGTAGTAAGCGAATGCAGGTCTGCGATGAAGAAGAAGGACTCATTTTGTGGATTTCTGGATAATTCGATGGCAGGGATGATTGCTCCGAGGATGTTACCCAAATGGGGCCTGCCGCTGCTTTGTATGCCTGTAAGGACTCTGGCCATTGTAATACGTTCGCTCTTAATGTGCTCTTTGATCGGGATTTGCTCGATTGTCCCAGAAGTAAAGCAGGACAATTACATCGTCATTTATCTCATAAAACAGAGAGCATTGTTTTGTAACAAAACCTCTTCTGACCTTTTTATTGGTGTTTGAGGCTTCACACATGAATGGGAATTTGGCTATTTGACTGAATAATGTGCGGGCTCGCCTGATAAACTTCCGAGCTTCTTTCTCGGTCCACTCGGCTTCCAGATACGCTACAATCTCACGAAAACTGGTTTCGGCCTCAGAGGTCCATCGTATCTCGAACGTCATAGATACTTTTTATAAGTCTCCATCACCTCTGTATGAGATTTAGTCTCACCTGATGCAGCCTGTTCTTGCCCGGCCTCAATGCTGCGCCGCACAAAATCGGGAAGTTCGTTCCAGAAATCAGGATGCCTTGTTTTAAGTTCTTCCTGAATGGCTTCCCACTCTTTTATAGGAACAACAGCCGCGGTTTTCTTTCCTTTTTCATTTGACAGATATTGCACTCTCATGACCAATTTTCCGTTACAGTTCCCAGGATTTGTTCCAGCTCTTATCCCCAAAATTCGTTAAATTGAACCAGAAAACGTAGTAAATTTGATATTTATACCTTTGTCAAAAGTACATGAATCAGCAGACACTTCACTTTCTCAGCGAATTAGCAGAAAACAACAACAGGGATTGGTTTCAGGAAAATAAGAAGCGCTATGAGGTTGCCAAGTCAGATATGGAACAGCTTGTGGCTTATCTTATCAAAGAGGTCGGCAAGTTTCAGGACCTGGGTAGTCTGGAAGTGAAGGATTGTATGCTGCGTATTTACCGGGATGTCCGTTTTTCCAAAAACAAAGATCCCTACAAGAAAAACCTGGCGGCAGGAATTGGTCCGGGAGGCAAGAGTTCGGGTAAGATCGACTACTACCTTCAGGTGCAGCCGGGCAACCAGACATTCATCGGCGGCGGCATG harbors:
- a CDS encoding 2-hydroxyacid dehydrogenase, whose protein sequence is MKILIADTMHSSLFDMLHAKGWAFDYQPQYRRDDIRAALPAYDGLIIRSKTFLDKEMLMQADRLRFIARAGAGLDLIDLDFAAASNIAVFHAGAGNRDAVAEHTVGMLLTLFNNIIKADREVRSGIWDREGNRGVEVMNKTVGIIGYGNNGSATARRLSGFGCTVLAYDKYRDHYGDAFASACTMEEIMQKADVLSLHIPLTDETRYLIDDAFIAAVQKPFYLLNQSRGEIVSLEAVVNGLKSGKLLGACLDVLENEKITKLSPAQQDAFDYLRSSDRVVLTPHIAGWTHESYVRINEVLVDQIANWLNSFLRQS
- a CDS encoding 50S ribosomal protein L25/general stress protein Ctc, with translation MKKHEIVGFKRANLGKSEAQELRAQGYVPSVLYGGSEQVHFYAPAMLFRELLFTPDIYNVTLNIEGTLYNAILQDKQYHPVNDALIHADFLEIQDGREIKVEVPVRLTGTSTGVMKGGKMNQKLRKLRVQGYAQNIPDYIDVDITDLDLGKSVKVGAIQAENFVILTAPSNPVASVEIPRALRGTVGK
- a CDS encoding ribose-phosphate pyrophosphokinase, which produces MGSFNTVKIFSGSQSEYLAKDIARYYGKELGGYNLRKFSDGELSPSFEESIRGCDVFIIQSTFPPADNLLELLLMVDAARRASAHYVTVVIPYFGYARQDRKDKPRVAIAAKVIANLLTSVGVDRLMTIDLHAGQIQGFFDFPVDHLEGASIFVPYVKSLGLKNLLVASPDVGGAARARNFAKFLNVDMILCDKHRKRANEIASMQVIGDVEGMDVVLVDDLIDTGGTLCKAAELIMEKGASSVRAISTHAIMSGKAHENIANSVLEELIVTDTIPLKQQNAKIRVLSVAEIFAKAIGRIRDHESISSLFINYQ
- a CDS encoding phosphatase PAP2 family protein; amino-acid sequence: MTGLVEDIIRGDQDLFLWLNGQHTPWVDSLMYWITFKYTWIPLYLLLITITFMKENRRGFGIMLTVLAAVIIADQITSGFMKPYFIRFRPCHDPALRSMVHTVAGCGGLYGFASSHASTSFAVASSWFFLLRKRVPYLWLLFVWAGFYSYSRIYVGVHYPADVLIGALIGMLAGGCCSALYATFLSKYTRN
- the trpS gene encoding tryptophan--tRNA ligase, encoding MARVLTGIQSSGRPHLGNILGAIIPAIELSRNPQNESFFFIADLHSLTTLKDGAERQNFVQAIAATWLAFGFDYEQNTFWRQSRIQEHTELAWYLNCFTPFPMLANATSFKEKSEKLSDVNAGLFTYPVLQAADILLYNAHIIPVGKDQKQHLEMTKDIGSRFNQLAGSDLFVLPEPQIDDRIMTIPGIDGQKMSKSYHNYIDIFQPENELKKITKKIVSDSTPLDEPKDPDSDITFKLFSLLASESDVATMRENYLKGGYGYGHAKQALFECMLEKFAEPRRIFNYYMENTAELEHILTQGEIKARAIAQQTISKVRQVLGFGS
- a CDS encoding type II toxin-antitoxin system RelE/ParE family toxin, yielding MTFEIRWTSEAETSFREIVAYLEAEWTEKEARKFIRRARTLFSQIAKFPFMCEASNTNKKVRRGFVTKQCSLFYEINDDVIVLLYFWDNRANPDQRAH
- a CDS encoding DUF2461 domain-containing protein — encoded protein: MNQQTLHFLSELAENNNRDWFQENKKRYEVAKSDMEQLVAYLIKEVGKFQDLGSLEVKDCMLRIYRDVRFSKNKDPYKKNLAAGIGPGGKSSGKIDYYLQVQPGNQTFIGGGMWETTPEQLARFRQEIDYNAGELKSIIGDKEFHKHFPEIHGELLKTTPKGYAKDHPEIDLLKRKQLFFMHQYSDKEVTSSDFGKMVVKHIELLKPFADYMNYVLYEQPAEQ